A portion of the Nitratidesulfovibrio sp. SRB-5 genome contains these proteins:
- a CDS encoding OmpP1/FadL family transporter, with amino-acid sequence MFRVLLAALLCVAAWSPFAEAAGFAMYEFSARGNALGGAMTARRADPSSIAFNPALVTQLEGTQTLAGVTVVAPQVTADVNGGSTDTESNMWTIPHAYATTQINDNLFLGVGTFSRFGLGTEYPSGWAGRTELQSVNIQSMSVNPVLGVRHGDFAFGFGVEAMWFEYDQKKAITPMPGADIDGRVKGDATGLGLNGGAWWKATDSVALGASFRTPIKQKLEGRATFDKNGAALPGMFNDTDAEGSVTLPGEVRVGVAWEPDNRWSVAVDVTRTFWSSYDELRIGYGDPLAPGVTESLKTTEWRDVWRLGLGVEYRLTDMVDLRAGYVYDCEPVNPDHLDFLVPANDRQLYSVGVGLHDGPWRVDVSYTYLWIKGRDGEVRSDDGTVYDVRFHDGDAHLVGLSAGWEF; translated from the coding sequence GTGTTCCGTGTTCTTCTGGCCGCGCTGCTCTGCGTCGCGGCATGGTCTCCTTTTGCCGAAGCCGCGGGCTTCGCCATGTACGAATTCAGCGCGCGGGGCAACGCACTGGGCGGCGCCATGACGGCGCGCCGGGCCGACCCTTCGTCCATCGCCTTCAACCCCGCCCTGGTCACCCAGCTGGAGGGCACGCAAACCCTGGCCGGGGTCACCGTTGTGGCGCCGCAGGTGACCGCAGACGTCAACGGAGGTTCCACGGATACCGAATCCAACATGTGGACCATTCCGCACGCCTACGCCACCACCCAGATCAACGACAACCTGTTTCTGGGCGTGGGCACCTTCTCGCGCTTCGGCCTGGGCACGGAATACCCGTCCGGCTGGGCGGGCCGCACCGAATTGCAGTCGGTGAACATCCAGTCCATGTCGGTGAACCCGGTGCTGGGCGTGCGCCACGGCGATTTTGCGTTCGGCTTCGGCGTCGAGGCCATGTGGTTCGAGTATGACCAGAAGAAGGCCATCACCCCCATGCCCGGCGCGGATATCGACGGGCGGGTCAAGGGTGACGCCACCGGCCTCGGCCTGAACGGCGGCGCCTGGTGGAAGGCCACCGACAGCGTGGCCCTGGGGGCCAGCTTCCGCACGCCCATCAAGCAAAAACTTGAAGGCCGGGCCACCTTCGACAAGAACGGCGCGGCCCTGCCCGGCATGTTCAACGACACCGATGCCGAAGGCTCCGTGACCCTGCCCGGCGAAGTGCGCGTGGGCGTGGCGTGGGAGCCGGACAACCGCTGGAGCGTGGCCGTGGACGTGACCCGCACCTTCTGGAGCAGCTACGACGAGTTGCGCATCGGCTACGGCGATCCGCTGGCCCCCGGCGTGACCGAAAGCCTGAAGACCACAGAATGGCGCGACGTGTGGCGGCTGGGCCTTGGCGTGGAATACCGCCTGACCGACATGGTGGACCTGCGCGCGGGCTACGTCTACGACTGCGAACCCGTGAACCCCGACCATCTCGACTTTCTGGTGCCCGCCAACGACCGCCAGTTGTACAGCGTGGGCGTGGGCCTGCATGACGGGCCGTGGCGGGTGGACGTTTCGTACACCTATTTGTGGATCAAGGGGCGCGACGGCGAGGTGCGCAGCGATGACGGCACCGTGTACGACGTGCGCTTCCATGATGGGGATGCGCATCTCGTTGGGCTTTCCGCGGGCTGGGAATTCTAG
- a CDS encoding DEAD/DEAH box helicase, with amino-acid sequence MTHDPRLEGDAHSAADTDETPSSAPAASDVPAPAVADTPGTTAADTPGTPPPVAASDAPAEGTPTEISDPAPAIPADTADTADPTALAALADDEDPALRLAAEITRIDEPEDALPPVTLADLPPMMQEAAARAGWTNLMPVQTRALPYIFAKRDLMVQSRTGSGKTGAFLLPLLERLSPDEPAVQALILVPTRELALQVEYEARVLFEGTGLNVAAVYGGVGYGKQMDALRDGAHLVVGTPGRVLDHLLRRTMNLDRIRALVFDEADRMLSIGFYPDMKEIQRYLPKRRISAYLFSATYPPHVLNLAGEFLSEPRMLSLSHQQVHVAQTQHLYCETKPMDKDRALVRIIESENPTAAIIFCNTKANVHYVTAVLQGFGYNADELSADLTQAKREQVLGNLRKGGVRFLVATDVAARGIDIPDLSHVILYEPPEDRESYIHRAGRTGRAGSAGTVISLVDIIQKLELQRIAKHYKIDIQHRPTPDDESVARIAGDRLTALLEARLRARTGLERERQQRFAPLARALAGDDEQLALLAMLLDQYYQESLHAAPPMPATAPAPRQDRRREERRDDRRDERRDDRRDERDGREGRRRDRDRRDERRDERRDDRKDERRDERRDERRDERKDERKDERREERAPVAAATDAPSGSGSPEQHAEQREDDQAPREGRRRSRRGRGRKRRRDAEARAAQEAGQAADATQDHADDMTDDADDAWDGGMTAAPEAPEAPEAPKTSPEAPRQRREARPAKTDAPVASVASVEDEAEDAPAGKPAKAKSARPARGKAAKAAQATESAPDNADSDAPDAPSSTEETADAKPARGARRGRGKAEAASPEKGKAASAGKAASGGKPRSKAPERDEDEDDGMPLLLEDYLSEDDDRLDDVRGSSASVGSVFGQRLPTGAKAQAQPAQSARSSQSSRSGGKAAAKPKEAPKAAPAPVQPVLTQALEGSGAFDDEFDEDFDDQPGGNDASDAATGNAATPAKRRRRRRRKKPAGAATEGADAGAAHHAEADAE; translated from the coding sequence ATGACCCACGATCCACGCCTTGAGGGCGACGCGCACTCGGCTGCCGACACCGACGAAACCCCTTCGTCCGCGCCTGCCGCTTCCGATGTGCCCGCCCCCGCCGTCGCTGACACCCCCGGCACCACCGCCGCCGACACACCCGGCACCCCGCCCCCCGTGGCCGCTTCCGACGCCCCTGCCGAAGGCACCCCCACCGAAATTTCCGATCCCGCGCCCGCAATTCCCGCAGACACCGCAGACACCGCAGACCCCACCGCTCTCGCTGCCCTTGCGGACGACGAAGACCCGGCCCTGCGCCTTGCCGCCGAGATCACCCGCATCGACGAGCCCGAAGACGCGCTGCCTCCGGTGACCCTGGCCGACCTGCCCCCCATGATGCAGGAGGCCGCCGCCCGCGCCGGGTGGACCAACCTGATGCCGGTGCAGACCCGCGCGCTGCCGTACATCTTCGCCAAGCGCGACCTGATGGTGCAGTCGCGCACGGGCAGCGGCAAGACCGGGGCCTTCCTGCTGCCGCTGCTCGAACGCCTGTCCCCCGACGAACCCGCCGTGCAGGCCCTGATCCTGGTGCCCACGCGCGAGCTGGCCTTGCAGGTGGAATACGAGGCCCGCGTGCTGTTCGAGGGCACCGGGCTGAACGTGGCCGCCGTGTACGGCGGCGTGGGCTACGGCAAGCAGATGGACGCCCTGCGCGACGGCGCGCACCTGGTGGTGGGCACGCCGGGCCGCGTGCTGGACCACCTGCTGCGCCGCACCATGAACCTGGACCGCATCCGGGCGCTGGTGTTCGACGAAGCCGACCGCATGCTGTCCATCGGGTTCTACCCGGACATGAAGGAAATCCAGCGCTACCTGCCCAAGCGCCGCATTTCCGCGTACCTGTTCTCCGCCACCTACCCGCCCCACGTGCTGAACCTGGCGGGCGAGTTCCTGAGCGAACCGCGCATGCTCAGCCTGAGCCACCAGCAGGTGCACGTGGCCCAGACGCAGCACCTGTATTGCGAAACCAAGCCCATGGACAAGGACCGGGCGCTGGTGCGCATCATCGAGTCCGAAAACCCCACGGCGGCCATCATCTTCTGCAACACCAAGGCCAACGTGCACTACGTGACGGCGGTGTTGCAGGGCTTCGGCTACAATGCCGACGAACTTTCAGCCGACCTGACCCAGGCCAAGCGCGAACAGGTGCTGGGCAACCTGCGCAAGGGCGGGGTGCGCTTTCTGGTGGCCACCGACGTGGCCGCGCGCGGCATCGACATTCCCGACCTTTCGCACGTCATCCTGTACGAGCCGCCGGAAGACCGCGAATCGTACATTCACCGCGCCGGGCGCACCGGTCGCGCGGGTTCGGCGGGCACGGTCATCTCGCTTGTGGACATCATCCAGAAGCTGGAACTGCAGCGCATCGCCAAGCACTACAAGATCGACATCCAGCATCGGCCCACCCCCGACGACGAGTCGGTGGCGCGCATTGCCGGTGACCGGCTGACCGCCCTGCTGGAAGCGCGCCTGCGCGCCCGCACCGGGCTGGAACGCGAACGGCAGCAGCGCTTCGCGCCGCTGGCCCGCGCCCTGGCCGGGGACGACGAGCAGCTTGCGCTGCTGGCCATGCTGCTGGACCAGTACTACCAGGAAAGCCTGCATGCGGCCCCGCCCATGCCCGCCACCGCCCCGGCCCCCCGACAGGACCGCCGCCGCGAAGAACGCCGCGATGACCGCAGGGATGAGCGCCGTGATGACAGACGGGATGAACGCGACGGTCGCGAAGGACGCCGTCGCGACCGTGACCGCCGGGACGAACGCCGGGACGAGCGCCGGGACGATCGCAAGGACGAGCGGCGCGATGAACGCCGTGACGAGCGCCGGGACGAGCGTAAGGACGAACGCAAGGACGAGCGGCGCGAAGAACGCGCACCCGTCGCAGCCGCAACGGACGCCCCCTCCGGCTCCGGCAGCCCGGAACAGCACGCGGAACAGCGTGAAGACGACCAGGCCCCCCGCGAAGGGCGCCGCCGGTCGCGCCGGGGCCGTGGCCGCAAGCGCCGCCGCGATGCCGAGGCCCGTGCCGCGCAGGAAGCCGGACAGGCCGCCGACGCCACTCAGGATCACGCGGACGACATGACGGACGACGCTGACGATGCATGGGATGGCGGCATGACCGCCGCACCCGAAGCACCCGAAGCGCCCGAAGCCCCCAAGACGTCGCCCGAAGCGCCCAGACAGCGCAGGGAAGCCCGCCCCGCCAAAACCGATGCACCCGTTGCATCCGTTGCATCCGTTGAGGACGAGGCGGAAGACGCACCGGCAGGCAAGCCCGCCAAGGCCAAGTCCGCGCGCCCTGCCCGTGGCAAGGCCGCCAAGGCTGCCCAGGCGACCGAGTCCGCGCCCGACAATGCGGATTCCGACGCTCCCGACGCCCCCAGTTCCACGGAAGAGACCGCTGACGCCAAGCCCGCGCGCGGCGCACGCCGTGGCAGGGGCAAGGCCGAAGCCGCCAGCCCCGAAAAGGGCAAGGCCGCGTCCGCGGGCAAGGCCGCATCCGGCGGCAAGCCCCGGTCCAAGGCCCCCGAAAGGGACGAGGACGAAGACGACGGCATGCCCCTGCTGCTGGAAGACTACCTGAGCGAAGATGACGACCGTCTGGATGACGTGCGCGGCTCCTCTGCATCGGTAGGCAGCGTGTTCGGCCAACGGCTGCCCACCGGGGCCAAGGCGCAGGCCCAGCCCGCTCAATCCGCCCGATCCTCTCAGTCCTCGCGATCCGGGGGCAAGGCCGCAGCGAAGCCCAAGGAGGCCCCCAAGGCCGCACCGGCACCGGTACAGCCCGTGCTGACCCAGGCCCTGGAAGGCTCCGGCGCGTTCGACGACGAGTTCGACGAGGACTTCGACGACCAACCCGGCGGAAACGACGCCAGTGACGCCGCCACCGGCAACGCGGCCACGCCCGCCAAACGCCGCAGGCGCCGCCGCCGCAAAAAGCCCGCCGGGGCCGCGACCGAAGGCGCGGACGCCGGTGCGGCACACCACGCGGAGGCCGACGCCGAATGA